Sequence from the uncultured Draconibacterium sp. genome:
CATGGTCCAGAATGCGATCCACGAAGCCAAACGAGACTGGTGAGCCAAAATCTCACGAAAGCTCAGATTTTCTTTGTTGCTGCCGATAAAATCGGGCCAGTATTTACTAAACTTATCATCAACGTTCATTTTCCCTTCGTCAACTAAGCGCATAATGGCAGGCAACGGACCGGTAACTTTGGTAACCGATGCCCAGTCGTATATATTATTCTGGTTTACCGGGTAAATGCTGTCGTAGGTTTGAAAACCGTAACACTTGTGAAAAACCACCTGCCCGTCTTTGGCAACCAACACCTGGCAGCCGGGGAATGCGCCTTCCGAAATTCCAAGATTCGCCAGCGAGTCGATTTTCCGGTTCAGAATAGCAGAACTCATTCCGGCCTCTTCAGGAATAGTGTACGAAAAAGTTTTGTTTGGTTCAACTGTTAGTCCATCGCCGGCTTTAAATCGCCTGTCGGAAGTAACCGGAAGTTTACCGTTGGCTTTAAATGCACCAAAAACAAGCTGCGCAGCCAATTCCTGCGTCAGTTCATTATCCTGGTGAGCTACGATCAATGCATCGGCATGATGAATGTTGGCAAAGTGTTTCAATGCATAAACATTTCCGAAAAGCGTAAATGCTACGTTTTGTTCATTTACCAGATCAATAACCGCTTGTTTTTGTATTTCAGAAATGCCGTAATCGTTTGATGAGTATTTATTAATCCCTGTAATTCCGGCAATAACAAAGTTGTAGTTGCTCAGTTCCTGACGAAGATTTGCCCAGGTTTTTTCGGTGGCATCCTTTGGTAGCCAAAAATGATCCATGCCGGTGTATTTTGCCAGCATATCTTGAAAGGCCGATTTTTGGTCGCCACCAATCATTATTGTTGCAATAGTGCGTTTATCCAAATCCTGCACCGGAAGAGTACTGTCGTTATTTAGAACAACTGTCATCGATTTTTTTATCAGTTTTCTGTTGGTAACCTGGTATTCGGGAGCGTTAAGATCGGCGGTAATATTTTTTAAATCCACCGCTTGGTAGTTGTTTAGCCCCACCCAGCGTTTTAGTGCCAAAACAGTTCTGCACTTTTCGTTTATTTCATCTTCGGTAATTTCGCCATTGGCAATTGCTGCTTTTATGGTTGCAACAGCTTTTCCTGCATCATCTACAAATTCGATCATGTCGTTTCCGGCAATCAGGGCCTCCAGTTCAGCTCTTCCGGCTGTGGTTTGTACGCCTTTCATGGTAATGGCATCTGTAACCACAAAACCTTTGTAGCCAATCTCATCTTTCAAATAATCGGTAACCACCTTTTTTGAAAGCGATGAGGTTTTCCCGGAATCATCGAGGGAAGGAATATTTAAATGGCCCGACATAATTCCGGCAATTCCCTTATCTGATAAATATCGGAACGGATAGCTTTCAATGCTGTCGATACGGCTTTTCGAATGCGGAATAAGCGGCAGTGTTTTATGCGAGTCGGTTTTGGTGTCGCCATGCCCGGGAAAATGTTTCGCCACCGGAATAACATTGTTGTCCTGCATTCCTTTTGCCACCAGCCACGACTTCTCAGCTACATTGTGTTTTTCTTCGCCAAACGAACGAAATCCGATAACCGGGTTAAACGGATTGGTATTAATGTCGGCAACCGGTGCAAAATTCATCTGAATTCCCATACGCTTTAGCTGACTGGCAAAATCCTGTCCCATTTGGTAGAGCAGGGAAGTATCCTGCACAGCCCCCAACGATTGCGCGTAAGGATAAACAATGGTACTGTCGGTTCGCATGGCAGGTCCCCATTCGCCGTCAATCGCCACCAAAAGCGGTGTTTCAGAAGCTGCCTGAAACTGATTGATCCAGTCGGCATTTTTTGTTGGAGAACCCTGCATTACCAGAATTCCTCCTGGCTTCCAATCCTGTATTCTTTTCCTAAAAATAGCTTTAGCCGCATCGTTCTGTTTGGGATAAACAGTAATCATCATTAGCTGGGCAATGCGCTCATCTAAACTCATTTTTTCGAGTTGCTGATTTACCCATTCATCATTTTTGTATTGCAAAAACGGAGGTTCCTGGGCAGAAGAACAGTTGGCCAGTAAAAGCACCAGAATGGTAGAAAGTAGAACTATTGTAGGTGTTGGTTTCATCGTTATAAATTCGCTAAAAATTTGTGCTACACGTTAAACGTTCATCAAAATAAAATAGTACAAAAGGCGCATCATAATTTTATTTCGTTTTCGTTTCATTTTTTTAACTCAATGATTGCTTTTTAAAAAATTTAAAAACTATCTTCGCTTGCGCAAATGTAATATTTAAAAGCCTATGTTCAGGATTTTTTTAGTGTTAGTTTTATGGATCTCGGCCAGCGGTTGCATGGCACTACAAGATAATGAAATTATTGTAGGAGCGGAGCGTACTTCGCAATATTTAAATGTGCTGAAAGGCAAAAATGTGGGGTTGGTGGTAAACAACACTTCAATTGCTAAAGGCGAGCATCTGGTTGACTTTTTATTGAATCAACATGTTGATGTAAAAAAGATATTTGCGCCTGAACATGGTTTTAGAGGCGATGTTTCGGCGGGAGGAGAAGTAGAAGACGGGCTGGATAAAAGCACGGGGTTGCCGGTTTTTTCGCTATACGGAAAAAACAAAAAGCCAACTGCAGAACATTTTGATGGGCTGGATGTGGTTATTTTTGATATTCAGGATGTAGGTTGCCGGTTTTACACCTACATTTCAACCATGCATTACGTTATTGAGGCGTGTGCTGAATTTGATATTCCGCTGATTGTTTTCGATCGTCCAAATCCGAATGGCGATTATGTTGCCGGCCCGGTTCGGGAAGAAGGTTTTGAATCTTTTGTAAGTCTCGACCCTATTCCTATTGTGCATGGATGTACGGTTGGCGAGCTCGCAAATATGATCAATGAAGAAGGCTGGCACGCTGCCAACAAAAAATGCGATATTACGGTTATACCCGTAAAAAATTACGATCATAAAATGGCTTATTCGTTGCCGGTGCGACCGTCGCCAAATTTACCCAACGATCTTTCAGTGCGTTTATATCCGTCGTTGTGCTTTTTTGAAGCTACCAGCGTAAGTGTTGGACGTGGAACCGATTTTCCGTTCCAGGTTTTGGGTGGTTTAAACGAAAATCTTGGTACTTTCGAATTTACTCCGCGCAGTATTCCCGGAGTGGCGATAAACCCACTGAATAAAGACAAAATGTGCTACGGTGTAGATCTGCGAACAGTGGAAGAAACACCAAAATTTACGTTGAAATACTTCCTCGACTTTTATAATAAATACGAGAATGAAGCTGATTTCCTTACGCGAGAACGTTGGCTGAATTTGCTTGCCGGAACCGACTCGATGATCAAACAAATCAGAGAAGGAAAAAGCGAAGCTGAAATTATTGAAAGCTGGCAGCCCGGTTTGGAAGATTTCAAACAACTGAGAAAAAAATATTTATTATACCCCGATTTCGAATAAACAAAAATTATGAGTCCATATCTTGTTCTGGGAATTGTACTTGGTTATTTTTTAGTACTGATTTTTATTTCGTGGTTAACCGCGCGAAAAGCCGATACACAGGCCTTTTTTACTGCTAACCGAAAATCGCCATGGTATTTGGTGGCCTTTGGTATGGTTGGTGCCACGCTCTCGGGAGTTACTTTTATTTCCGTTCCGGGAGAAGTTGGTAATTCGGCCTTTTCGTACCTGCAGTTTGTTCTCGGAAACCTTGTGGGGTACTGGCTTGTAGCGGGTATTTTGCTGCCTTTGTATTATCGTCTTAACCTGGTTTCAATCTATTCGTTTCTTGATGAACGTTTTGGACCGCGATCATACAAAACCGGCTCCTTTTTCTTTTTGATCTCGAAGCTGATCGGGGCGGCATTCCGGTTGTTTTTGGTTGCCGGGGTGTTGCAAATCGCCTTTTTCGATGCTTTTAACATTCCGTTTTCGCTAACTGTAATTGTTACCATTGCACTGATTTGGGTATATACTTTTAAGGGAGGAATTAAAACCATTGTTTGGACCGATACGTTGCAAACCCTCTTTTTGGTGAGTGCAGTAATTTTTACCATTGTAGCCATTTCGCGAAGTCTTGATTTGAATTTGTCAGGCTTGGTGAAAACCATTGCTGAAGATAATAACTCGCAACTGTTCTTTTGGGACTGGCGCTCGGGTAATAACTTCTTCAAACAGTTTGTTTCCGGAATGTTTATTACCATTGTGATGGTTGGTATGGACCAGGATATGATGCAAAAAAACCTGACGTGCAAAAATAAGTGGGAGGCCCAGAAAAATATGCTGGTGTTTAGTTTGTCGTTTCTGTTTACTGTGGTACTTTTTCTGAGCCTGGGAGTAATGTTGTACATTTTTGCCCGCGAGCATGGAATTAGCATACCTGAAAATACCGACGACCTTTACCCGATGTTGGCTTTAAAATATTTTGGATTGCCAGTGGGAATTGCCTTTTTATTGGGTATTACGGCCGCAGCCTATTCAAGCGCCGATTCGGCATTAACCGCATTAACAACGTCATTTACTGTCGATTTTCTGAAAATTCATAAATACCCCGAAGAGAAAAAACGCCGTATGAAAATGTTATCACATTTAATGTTTTCAGTGCTGTTAATTGTGGTAATTCTTGTTTTCGATGCCATTAATAATCAGAGTATTGTGGTGGCCGTGTTTACTGTTGCCGGTTATACTTACGGTCCTATTCTGGGGTTATTCCTGTTTGGCATGTATTCATCGCGAAAAGTGAAAGATAAGTGGGTGCCGTACATCGGAATTTTTGCACCGGTTTTGTGCTATTTTATTTCAAGTTACTCCGAGGTGCTTTTTAATGGCTATCAGTTTGGATTCGAATTGCTTATCCTAAACGGGGTCATAACCATGCTCGGTTTGTTATTCATTTCTGAAAAAAGTGCTGTTAAGCACTAAGGATTGCAAATAAATGTTAAAAATTGTGAATTGATTTTTTATATTTGTAAAATAACGGCGAAAAGTGGACGTTATAAGAATATAAATTAATTCGAATTGGTTAAAAATTTACTTCAGATACTGGCTGCAGCTCTTGTGCTTCTTATGCTCTTCTCTTGTGAGGATGAGGGGTATTTGACGTCTACTGATGCGCAACTGAAGTTTTCTGCTGATACTGTAACATTCGATACCATTTTTACTTCCATTGGCTCAACAACCCGGCGTTTTACGGTGAGTAACCCTTATAACGAGGATGTTTTGATTTCGCGTATTCGTTTGGCAGGAGGCGATGCTTCCAGTTTCAGGTTAAATGTTAATGGTTTTGAAAGTAGCGAACTGTATGAGGTTACATTACCGGCAAAAGACAGCATCTATATTTTTGTTGAAGTTACCATTGATCCAAACGGACAAAACCTTCCAATGGTTGTGCAGGATTCGATTGAATTTACAACCAATACTAATTTCCAGAGTATTATGCTGGAAGCGTATGGGCAGGATTTTAAACTGATAAAAAGCGAACGGATTAAAACAACTACCTGGACTGCCGAAAAGCCCTATCTGGTTTACGATTATGCGTATGTTGACAGTACCTCGACATTAACGATTGAAGCGGGAACAAAAATATATTTCCATAAAGGTGCCGGTATGTATGTTCGTGGAAATGTAGTAGCCGATGGCACTTTCGAATCGCCGATTATATTCCGGGCTGATCGTCTGGAACCATCG
This genomic interval carries:
- a CDS encoding glycoside hydrolase family 3 N-terminal domain-containing protein — encoded protein: MKPTPTIVLLSTILVLLLANCSSAQEPPFLQYKNDEWVNQQLEKMSLDERIAQLMMITVYPKQNDAAKAIFRKRIQDWKPGGILVMQGSPTKNADWINQFQAASETPLLVAIDGEWGPAMRTDSTIVYPYAQSLGAVQDTSLLYQMGQDFASQLKRMGIQMNFAPVADINTNPFNPVIGFRSFGEEKHNVAEKSWLVAKGMQDNNVIPVAKHFPGHGDTKTDSHKTLPLIPHSKSRIDSIESYPFRYLSDKGIAGIMSGHLNIPSLDDSGKTSSLSKKVVTDYLKDEIGYKGFVVTDAITMKGVQTTAGRAELEALIAGNDMIEFVDDAGKAVATIKAAIANGEITEDEINEKCRTVLALKRWVGLNNYQAVDLKNITADLNAPEYQVTNRKLIKKSMTVVLNNDSTLPVQDLDKRTIATIMIGGDQKSAFQDMLAKYTGMDHFWLPKDATEKTWANLRQELSNYNFVIAGITGINKYSSNDYGISEIQKQAVIDLVNEQNVAFTLFGNVYALKHFANIHHADALIVAHQDNELTQELAAQLVFGAFKANGKLPVTSDRRFKAGDGLTVEPNKTFSYTIPEEAGMSSAILNRKIDSLANLGISEGAFPGCQVLVAKDGQVVFHKCYGFQTYDSIYPVNQNNIYDWASVTKVTGPLPAIMRLVDEGKMNVDDKFSKYWPDFIGSNKENLSFREILAHQSRLASWIAFWTMTVQKDGTLDKNVFKDHPSPQFDIRVSEHLCMNHDFRKTMFDTIRTSELLPRKKYLYSGLSFYLYPDIIENLTGTPYESYVKNTFYRPMGAYTITFNAYKHFPLNQIIPTETDDFFRMEKLRGYVHDEGAAMMGGVSGNAGLFGSTNDLAKVFQMYLQKGYFGGRRYISDLTLNEFTRIQYPENKNRRGLGFDKPKIDNYKNDLEDAYPAVSSSKSSFGHSGYTGTFAWADPESGLLYIFMSNRVYPTRNNSKLYELNIRTAMHQAIYDSIISE
- a CDS encoding DUF1343 domain-containing protein, encoding MALQDNEIIVGAERTSQYLNVLKGKNVGLVVNNTSIAKGEHLVDFLLNQHVDVKKIFAPEHGFRGDVSAGGEVEDGLDKSTGLPVFSLYGKNKKPTAEHFDGLDVVIFDIQDVGCRFYTYISTMHYVIEACAEFDIPLIVFDRPNPNGDYVAGPVREEGFESFVSLDPIPIVHGCTVGELANMINEEGWHAANKKCDITVIPVKNYDHKMAYSLPVRPSPNLPNDLSVRLYPSLCFFEATSVSVGRGTDFPFQVLGGLNENLGTFEFTPRSIPGVAINPLNKDKMCYGVDLRTVEETPKFTLKYFLDFYNKYENEADFLTRERWLNLLAGTDSMIKQIREGKSEAEIIESWQPGLEDFKQLRKKYLLYPDFE
- a CDS encoding sodium:solute symporter; this translates as MSPYLVLGIVLGYFLVLIFISWLTARKADTQAFFTANRKSPWYLVAFGMVGATLSGVTFISVPGEVGNSAFSYLQFVLGNLVGYWLVAGILLPLYYRLNLVSIYSFLDERFGPRSYKTGSFFFLISKLIGAAFRLFLVAGVLQIAFFDAFNIPFSLTVIVTIALIWVYTFKGGIKTIVWTDTLQTLFLVSAVIFTIVAISRSLDLNLSGLVKTIAEDNNSQLFFWDWRSGNNFFKQFVSGMFITIVMVGMDQDMMQKNLTCKNKWEAQKNMLVFSLSFLFTVVLFLSLGVMLYIFAREHGISIPENTDDLYPMLALKYFGLPVGIAFLLGITAAAYSSADSALTALTTSFTVDFLKIHKYPEEKKRRMKMLSHLMFSVLLIVVILVFDAINNQSIVVAVFTVAGYTYGPILGLFLFGMYSSRKVKDKWVPYIGIFAPVLCYFISSYSEVLFNGYQFGFELLILNGVITMLGLLFISEKSAVKH